In the genome of Poecilia reticulata strain Guanapo linkage group LG16, Guppy_female_1.0+MT, whole genome shotgun sequence, one region contains:
- the pigv gene encoding palmitoyltransferase ZDHHC18-A, with protein MVCSSADGCRNRFVHSLSVSPMTMDVKAVVEFATVTRGLSLVLQAVLNAAIPDHEADAFRPPRTEEPLYLDPVVDWLFGGLAHWDAEHFLFIAERGYLYEHNFAFFPLFPIVLRGLAETLLWPLSSWLSVRGRLLLAVALGNTTLFLLSVVALYALSRAVLQDRRLALLSSLLYCFTPANVFMTAGYSESLFAALTFGGLFLLEKGFTLRACLALSIATAARSNGLVNIGFLLYLPSLNAISQIRVYRATTKGRSKVLHYIWVILRLLLTSLFGTAVIALPFCAFQYYGYRTFCTPSTSLEQIHPALLSLGERRGYRVPDENGPPPLWCMRPLPLLYSHIQDVYWDVGFLRYFELKQIPNFILAMPMASLAIMAAYAYFQANPELCLRLGLWGTGLEKPTPGLFNPKAFVYVVHSTVLLVFGTLCMHVQVLTRFMASSSPVPFWISAHLLLLNEPLLHRRKTSNPNVQLQTDPKNSFVHTLQNPILALLPHFKACSPTTQSILGYFLLYWILGLALHCNFFPWT; from the exons ATGGTTTGTAGCAGTGCGGATGGCTGTCGGAACCGGTTTGTCCACAGTTTGTCCGTTTCACCAATGACTATGGATGTCAAAGCAGTTGTAGAGTTCGCCACAGTGACCAGAGGCCTCTCTCTGGTTTTGCAG GCTGTCCTGAATGCTGCCATCCCTGACCATGAAGCCGATGCCTTCAGGCCCCCTCGGACAGAAGAGCCCTTGTACCTGGACCCTGTGGTGGACTGGTTGTTTGGTGGCCTCGCTCACTGGGATGCTGagcattttctctttattgCAGAGAGAGGATACCTCTACGAGCACAACTTTGCCTTTTTCCCACTTTTCCCCATCGTTTTGCGGGGCCTCGCTGAGACTCTGCTGTGGCCCCTCAGCAGTTGGCTCAGTGTGAGGGGCCGGTTGCTTCTGGCTGTTGCTCTTGGGAACACCACCCTCTTCCTGTTGAGTGTGGTTGCCCTGTATGCCCTCAGCAGAGCGGTTCTTCAGGACAGACGCCTCGCTCTGCTCTCCAGCCTGCTGTACTGCTTTACACCTGCCAATGTGTTCATGACCGCTGGATACTCGGAGAGCCTGTTTGCTGCTCTCACATTCGGTGGCCTGTTCCTCCTGGAGAAAGGTTTCACCCTCAGAGCCTGCCTGGCCCTCAGCATCGCCACGGCAGCGCGGTCCAACGGACTGGTTAACATAGGCTTTCTTCTGTATCTCCCGTCACTGAATGCCATTTCACAGATTCGTGTGTATCGGGCAACAACTAAAGGGCGCAGCAAAGTCCTGCACTATATCTGGGTCATCCTCCGTCTCCTGCTCACATCCCTCTTTGGAACTGCAGTCATCGCGCTCCCCTTCTGTGCTTTCCAGTACTACGGCTACAGGACGTTTTGCACGCCGTCCACCTCCCTGGAGCAGATCCATCCAGCCCTTTTGTCCCTGGGGGAGCGGAGGGGCTACCGGGTGCCGGATGAAAACGGTCCGCCGCCGCTCTGGTGCATGAGACCCCTCCCTTTGCTTTATTCGCACATTCAGGACGTGTACTGGGACGTGGGCTTTCTCCGTTACTTTGAACTGAAGCAGATACCAAATTTTATTCTGGCTATGCCCATGGCTTCGCTCGCCATTATGGCCGCCTATGCATATTTTCAGGCTAACCCAGAGCTGTGTTTGAGGCTCGGACTTTGGGGGACGGGACTGGAGAAACCGACACCGGGCTTGTTTAACCCCAAAGCCTTTGTGTACGTCGTTCACTCAACTGTGCTCCTCGTATTTGGAaccctgtgcatgcatgtgcaG GTCCTCACCAGATTCATGGCCTCCTCGTCTCCGGTGCCCTTCTGGATAAGcgctcacctcctcctcctcaacgAGCCGCTTCTTCATCGAAGGAAGACCTCCAACCCCAATGTGCAGCTGCAGACTGATCCCAAAAACAGCTTCGTGCACACACTCCAGAACCCCATCCTTGCACTGCTGCCACATTTTAAAGCCTGTTCTCCCACCACTCAGAGCATCCTTGGTTATTTCCTCTTGTACTGGATACTGGGCCTTGCTTTGCATTGCAATTTCTTTCCTTGGACTTGA
- the zdhhc18a gene encoding palmitoyltransferase ZDHHC18a isoform X1 has product MKNCEYQQIDPRALSVSPLSAQNPAEKKVQRPRRKWEAFPGKNRFFCDGRLILARQNGILPLTLGLIVVTSGLFFAFDCPFLVEHLTVCIPVIGGVLFLFVVASLLRTSFTDPGILPRATADETADIERQIDTSGSSTYRPPPRTKEILINQQVVKLKYCFTCKMFRPPRTSHCSLCDNCVERFDHHCPWVGNCVGKRNYRYFYSFIISLSFLTSFIFACVITHITLRSQASKGIVQAIQESPASVVELVICFFSIWSILGLSGFHTFLVASNLTTNEDIKGSWSGKRGAEESGNPYTYSNIITNCCATLCGPMPPSLIDRRGFLPPDEAIPAAATSEMELPPFTPKSDANMCTQSTKDVLERMLHSDFHGLCPSGNPKTSPLVQEVSSSAPATAEPSLSSGCSRQLARQAVVGPCPLLPPVAFSKSDRRDSLHSINPAFRLASPSPTLSHSALVLGDGPDIGFIPQH; this is encoded by the exons ATGAAAAACTGCGAGTACCAGCAGATCGACCCAAGGGCGCTCTCCGTTTCACCGCTGTCGGCTCAAAACCCCGCCGAGAAGAAGGTGCAGCGCCCGCGGAGAAAATGGGAAGCTTTCCCGgggaaaaacagatttttctgcgACGGACGGCTCATCCTGGCCAGACAGAACGGCATCCTTCCTCTAACACTAGGCCTTATTGTTGTCACTAGTGGCCTTTTCTTTGCTTTCGA TTGCCCCTTCCTGGTGGAGCATCTGACCGTCTGTATACCTGTGATAGGAGGGGTGCTCTTCTTGTTTGTGGTCGCCTCCCTGCTAAGAACCAGCTTTACAGATCCAGGCATTTTACCCAGAGCCACTGCAGACGAAACTGCAGACATAGAGAGGCAGATAG ATACCTCAGGATCCTCAACATATCGCCCGCCTCCTCGAACCAAGGAGATCCTCATCAACCAGCAGGTGGTAAAGCTCAAGTACTGCTTCACTTGCAAGATGTTCCGGCCTCCACGGACCTCCCACTGCAGTCTGTGTGACAACTGTGTTG AGCGATTTGATCACCACTGCCCATGGGTGGGGAACTGTGTCGGGAAACGCAACTACCGCTATTTCTACAGCTTCATCATCTCTCTGTCTTTTCTGACATCTTTTATATTTGCCTGCGTCATCACACATATCACCCTCC gTTCTCAAGCAAGCAAAGGCATCGTTCAAGCCATTCAGGAGAGTCCTGCAAG TGTGGTGGAATTGGTGATTTGCTTTTTCTCCATCTGGTCTATTTTGGGCCTCTCAGGCTTCCACACCTTCTTAGTAGCCTCCAATCTCACCACGAATGAAGAC ATCAAGGGGTCGTGGTCGGGTAAGCGGGGAGCGGAGGAGTCCGGAAACCCCTACACTTACAGCAACATCATCACCAACTGCTGTGCTACGTTATGCGGCCCAATGCCTCCCAG CCTGATTGATCGAAGAGGGTTCCTCCCTCCCGACGAGGCGATCCCGGCCGCCGCGACCTCAGAGATGGAGCTGCCTCCCTTCACGCCCAAGAGCGATGCGAACATG TGCACTCAGAGCACGAAGGACGTGCTGGAGAGGATGCTCCACTCTGACTTTCATGGCCTGTGCCCTTCAGGGAACCCCAAGACCTCGCCTCTGGTCCAGGAGGTTTCCAGCAGCGCCCCAGCAACCGCAGAGCCGTCCCTCTCCTCCGGATGCTCACGGCAGCTCGCCCGCCAGGCTGTGGTTGGCCCCTGCCCCCTGTTGCCCCCTGTCGCTTTCAGCAAAAGCGACAGGAGAGACTCGCTGCACTCGATCAACCCGGCCTTCCGCCTGGCTTCTCCCTCGCCCACGCTAAGCCACAGCGCGCTGGTTCTGGGCGACGGGCCTGACATTGGTTTCATCCCTCAACACTAA
- the tent5ba gene encoding terminal nucleotidyltransferase 5ba codes for MSGALDQTRRFCVLSWDQVQRLDSILGEAVPIHGRGNFPTLSVQPRQIVQVVRARLEERGVCVKDVRLNGSAASHVLHQENGLGYKDLDLIFGVSLKDDQAFRLVKDVVLDCLLDFLPAGVSKERITALTLKEAYVQKLVKVCNDTDRWSLISLSNNTGKNVELKFVDSLRRQFEFSVDSFQICLDSLLLFDRCSETPMSESFHPTVIGESVYGDFQEAMDHLCRRTIATRSPEEIRGGGLLKYCHLLVRGFTPSSEADMKQMQRYMCSRFFIDFSDIGEQQRKLEAYLQNHFAGMEHKRYECLMTLHHVVNESTVCLMSHERRQTLSLISMLALKVLAEQNAIPTVTNVTCYYQPAPYVQDINFSNYYIAHVQAPQITQCSNSYQTWLPCS; via the exons ATGTCTGGAGCTTTGGATCAGACTCGGAGGTTCTGTGTGTTGTCGTGGGATCAGGTGCAGCGTTTGGACTCGATCCTTGGGGAGGCTGTCCCCATCCACGGCCGAGGAAACTTCCCCACTCTGTCCGTGCAACCCCGACAGATCGTCCAG GTGGTGAGAGCGAGGCTCGAGGAGAGAGGAGTGTGTGTGAAGGACGTGAGGTTGAACGGCTCAGCGGCCAGCCACGTGCTCCATCAGGAAAACGGCCTTGGCTACAAGGACCTGGACCTGATCTTCGGGGTGTCGCTAAAGGATGACCAGGCCTTCCGCCTGGTGAAAGACGTCGTCCTGGACTGCCTGTTGGACTTCTTGCCGGCCGGGGTCTCTAAGGAGCGCATCACGGCGCTGACCCTCAAGGAGGCTTATGTGCAAAAACTGGTAAAAGTCTGCAACGACACGGACCGCTGGAGCCTCATCTCGCTGTCCAACAACACGGGCAAGAACGTGGAGCTTAAGTTTGTGGACTCTTTGAGGCGGCAGTTTGAATTCAGCGTGGACTCCTTCCAGATTTGTCTGGACTCGCTGCTCCTGTTTGACCGGTGCTCGGAGACCCCCATGTCAGAGAGCTTTCACCCCACTGTGATCGGGGAGAGCGTGTACGGCGACTTCCAGGAAGCTATGGACCATCTGTGCCGGAGGACCATAGCGACGCGGAGCCCCGAGGAAATCAGGGGCGGTGGCTTGCTGAAgtactgccacctgctggtgagGGGCTTCACGCCCTCCTCCGAAGCAGACATGAAGCAGATGCAACGCTACATGTGCTCCCGCTTTTTCATTGACTTTTCCGACATAGgtgagcagcagaggaagctgGAGGCCTACCTGCAGAACCACTTCGCCGGCATGGAGCACAAACGCTACGAGTGCCTGATGACGCTGCACCACGTTGTGAACGAGAGTACTGTGTGTCTAATGAGCCACGAGCGGCGTCAGACGCTCAGCCTCATCTCCATGCTGGCGCTGAAGGTCCTCGCCGAACAGAACGCCATCCCGACCGTGACAAACGTCACGTGTTACTACCAGCCGGCACCTTACGTGCAAGACATCAACTTTAGCAATTATTACATCGCACACGTGCAAGCGCCGCAGATCACGCAGTGTAGTAATTCGTATCAGACGTGGCTGCCCTGCAGCTGA
- the zdhhc18a gene encoding palmitoyltransferase ZDHHC18a isoform X2 has protein sequence MKNCEYQQIDPRALSVSPLSAQNPAEKKVQRPRRKWEAFPGKNRFFCDGRLILARQNGILPLTLGLIVVTSGLFFAFDCPFLVEHLTVCIPVIGGVLFLFVVASLLRTSFTDPGILPRATADETADIERQIDTSGSSTYRPPPRTKEILINQQVVKLKYCFTCKMFRPPRTSHCSLCDNCVERFDHHCPWVGNCVGKRNYRYFYSFIISLSFLTSFIFACVITHITLRSQASKGIVQAIQESPASVVELVICFFSIWSILGLSGFHTFLVASNLTTNEDIKGSWSGKRGAEESGNPYTYSNIITNCCATLCGPMPPSLIDRRGFLPPDEAIPAAATSEMELPPFTPKSDANMEENCQEFSLSCTA, from the exons ATGAAAAACTGCGAGTACCAGCAGATCGACCCAAGGGCGCTCTCCGTTTCACCGCTGTCGGCTCAAAACCCCGCCGAGAAGAAGGTGCAGCGCCCGCGGAGAAAATGGGAAGCTTTCCCGgggaaaaacagatttttctgcgACGGACGGCTCATCCTGGCCAGACAGAACGGCATCCTTCCTCTAACACTAGGCCTTATTGTTGTCACTAGTGGCCTTTTCTTTGCTTTCGA TTGCCCCTTCCTGGTGGAGCATCTGACCGTCTGTATACCTGTGATAGGAGGGGTGCTCTTCTTGTTTGTGGTCGCCTCCCTGCTAAGAACCAGCTTTACAGATCCAGGCATTTTACCCAGAGCCACTGCAGACGAAACTGCAGACATAGAGAGGCAGATAG ATACCTCAGGATCCTCAACATATCGCCCGCCTCCTCGAACCAAGGAGATCCTCATCAACCAGCAGGTGGTAAAGCTCAAGTACTGCTTCACTTGCAAGATGTTCCGGCCTCCACGGACCTCCCACTGCAGTCTGTGTGACAACTGTGTTG AGCGATTTGATCACCACTGCCCATGGGTGGGGAACTGTGTCGGGAAACGCAACTACCGCTATTTCTACAGCTTCATCATCTCTCTGTCTTTTCTGACATCTTTTATATTTGCCTGCGTCATCACACATATCACCCTCC gTTCTCAAGCAAGCAAAGGCATCGTTCAAGCCATTCAGGAGAGTCCTGCAAG TGTGGTGGAATTGGTGATTTGCTTTTTCTCCATCTGGTCTATTTTGGGCCTCTCAGGCTTCCACACCTTCTTAGTAGCCTCCAATCTCACCACGAATGAAGAC ATCAAGGGGTCGTGGTCGGGTAAGCGGGGAGCGGAGGAGTCCGGAAACCCCTACACTTACAGCAACATCATCACCAACTGCTGTGCTACGTTATGCGGCCCAATGCCTCCCAG CCTGATTGATCGAAGAGGGTTCCTCCCTCCCGACGAGGCGATCCCGGCCGCCGCGACCTCAGAGATGGAGCTGCCTCCCTTCACGCCCAAGAGCGATGCGAACATG GAGGAGAACTGTCAGGAATTTTCTTTGTCCTGCACAGCCTGA